A region of Acidimicrobiales bacterium DNA encodes the following proteins:
- the rplC gene encoding 50S ribosomal protein L3, whose product MATKAIVGEKVGMTQVWDEQHRLVPVTVLRVVPARVVQVKTSDRDGYSAVQVTYGQVKASRVNKPETGHFAKAGVEPGKKLVELRLDDTSAYNVGDSIGVDVLAAGDKIDVTAVSKGKGFAGGMKRHNFKGQGAGHGNHKKHRAPGSIGACATPSRVFKGTRMAGRMGGEQVTTLNLEVVEADAERELLLVKGNVPGPRGGLVFIRDAVRGRK is encoded by the coding sequence ATGGCAACCAAAGCGATCGTCGGCGAGAAAGTCGGCATGACCCAGGTGTGGGACGAACAGCACCGGCTGGTCCCGGTGACCGTGCTGCGCGTCGTCCCTGCTCGCGTTGTGCAGGTGAAGACGTCCGACCGTGACGGCTACAGCGCGGTGCAGGTCACCTATGGGCAAGTGAAAGCGTCGCGGGTCAACAAGCCCGAAACCGGCCACTTCGCCAAGGCCGGCGTCGAGCCGGGGAAGAAGCTCGTGGAACTGCGCCTCGACGACACCAGCGCGTACAACGTGGGCGACTCGATCGGCGTCGACGTGCTCGCCGCCGGCGACAAGATCGACGTCACGGCCGTCAGCAAGGGCAAGGGCTTCGCCGGCGGCATGAAGCGCCACAACTTCAAGGGCCAGGGCGCCGGGCACGGTAACCACAAGAAGCACCGCGCTCCGGGCTCGATCGGCGCCTGCGCCACGCCGTCGCGCGTGTTCAAGGGCACCCGCATGGCGGGCCGCATGGGCGGCGAGCAGGTCACCACGCTGAACCTCGAAGTCGTCGAAGCCGACGCCGAGCGCGAGCTGCTGCTCGTCAAGGGCAACGTGCCCGGTCCCCGGGGCGGCCTCGTCTTCATCCGTGACGCCGTGAGGGGGCGCAAGTAG